A stretch of Rhinoderma darwinii isolate aRhiDar2 chromosome 4, aRhiDar2.hap1, whole genome shotgun sequence DNA encodes these proteins:
- the TAF5L gene encoding TAF5-like RNA polymerase II p300/CBP-associated factor-associated factor 65 kDa subunit 5L isoform X1 has protein sequence MKRVRTEQIQLAVTCYLKRRHYIDVDGSLKQGLRLCQNAEEMASNLSVQAESSCSNIVSSAPCQVEPQQYELQFARLRNFLSEEDSSESQDVTAVLYPLFVYLHLDMVQNCLKSMVDSFYSRFHGMFLQNPAQRDIIEQLQTTMTMQDIHSNFKLQAFLDNKYVVRLHDDGYNYLLRYLQSDNNIALLKALTLHIHLDVKPLKRIEYQLYASNGVSTRGGNNNLDPQDVPAPILQNEAALEQLQDCIKRVKDGPPSLTTVCFYAFYNTENLLSTADISPNGKLLVAGFDNSSVKLWSLRTKRLKTEPNRVDVSRIRLVCDIQEEDELDDQSATEMKVLRGHCGPVYSTRFLSNSSGLLSCSEDASIRYWDLKSFTSTVLYEGHAYPVWDLDVSPCSLFFASGSHDRTARLWSFDRKFPLRIYSGHLADVDCVKFHPNSNYLATGSMDKTVRLWSSQQGNSVRLFTGHRGPVLALAFSPNGRYLASAGEDNRLKLWDLISGTLYKELRGHTDNVNSLAFSPDSTLIASASMDNSVRLWDIRNTYCNSLSDGSSSELVGVYTGQTNNILNVQFMACNLLMVIGTAQGQQEH, from the exons TACAAGCAGAATCTAGTTGTTCAAATATTGTATCTTCAGCACCATGTCAAGTAGAACCACAACAATACGAATTGCAGTTTGCACGGCTTCGGAATTTTCTTTCTG AAGAAGATTCTTCTGAAAGCCAGGATGTGACTGCTGTGCTCTACCCTTTATTTGTTTATCTCCATCTTGACATGGTTCAGAATTGCCTAAAAAGTATGGTGGATAGCTTCTACAGTCGTTTCCATGGAATGTTTCTTCAGAATCCAGcacaacgagacatcattgaacaGCTTCAGACAACCATGACTATGCAAGATATACACTCCAACTTTAAGTTGCAAGCATTCCTAGATAACAAGTATGTTGTTCGCCTTCACGATGACGGCTACAATTATCTTCTTCGTTACCTGCAAAGTGATAATAACATTGCCCTGCTTAAGGCTCTGACGTTACACATCCATTTAGATGTAAAGCCACTAAAGAGAATAGAGTACCAACTATATGCAAGTAATGGTGTTTCTACAAGAGGAGGGAATAATAATCTTGATCCACAGGATGTGCCAGCTCCTATTCTCCAAAATGAAGCCGCCTTGGAGCAGCTTCAGGACTGTATAAAAAGAGTTAAAGATGGGCCACCTTCACTTACAactgtgtgtttttatgctttttacaACACTGAAAATTTGTTGAGCACTGCTGATATTTCCCCTAATGGCAAACTCCTTGTTGCTGGGTTTGATAACTCGTCTGTCAAATTGTGGAGTCTGAGGACAAAGCGACTTAAAACAGAACCGAACAGAGTAGATGTTTCACGCATACGACTAGTTTGTGATATCCAAGAAGAG GATGAATTGGATGACCAGAGTGCAACTGAAATGAAGGTTCTAAGAGGCCACTGTGGACCAGTTTATAGCACACGTTTCCTGTCAAACAGTTCAGGACTTCTGTCGTGCTCTGAAGATGCATCTATTCGTTACTGGGATTTGAAGAGCTTTACGAGCACAGTACTTTATGAAGGTCATGCATACCCAGTATGGGATCTAGATGTTAGCCCTTGTAGTTTGTTTTTCGCCAGTGGCTCTCATGATcgcacagccagactttggtcatTTGACCGAAAATTTCCTCTCCGGATATATTCTGGACATCTAGCAGATGTGGACTGTGTTAAGTTCCATCCCAATTCTAATTACCTTGCCACGGGGTCTATGGATAAAACTGTTCGTTTATGGAGCAGTCAGCAGGGAAACTCTGTGAGACTTTTTACTGGCCACCGGGGGCCTGTTCTTGCTCTTGCTTTTTCCCCTAATGGAAGGTACTTGGCTTCAGCTGGAGAGGACAACCGACTTAAACTATGGGATCTGATATCCGGTACACTTTATAAGGAACTCAGAGGGCATACTGACAATGTCAACAGTCTTGCCTTCAGCCCCGATAGTACTTTAATTGCCTCTGCATCAATGGACAACTCTGTTCGCTTATGGGATATTAGAAATACATATTGTAATTCTCTTTCTGATGGCTCTTCGAGTGAACTAGTTGGTGTATACACAGGGCAGACAAATAATATTCTAAATGTACAATTTATGGCTTGTAATCTGCTAATGGTAATTGGGACGGCACAAGGACAGCAGGAACATTAG
- the TAF5L gene encoding TAF5-like RNA polymerase II p300/CBP-associated factor-associated factor 65 kDa subunit 5L isoform X2, translating into MKRVRTEQIQLAVTCYLKRRHYIDVDGSLKQGLRLCQNAEEMASNLSVQAESSCSNIVSSAPCQVEPQQYELQFARLRNFLSEDSSESQDVTAVLYPLFVYLHLDMVQNCLKSMVDSFYSRFHGMFLQNPAQRDIIEQLQTTMTMQDIHSNFKLQAFLDNKYVVRLHDDGYNYLLRYLQSDNNIALLKALTLHIHLDVKPLKRIEYQLYASNGVSTRGGNNNLDPQDVPAPILQNEAALEQLQDCIKRVKDGPPSLTTVCFYAFYNTENLLSTADISPNGKLLVAGFDNSSVKLWSLRTKRLKTEPNRVDVSRIRLVCDIQEEDELDDQSATEMKVLRGHCGPVYSTRFLSNSSGLLSCSEDASIRYWDLKSFTSTVLYEGHAYPVWDLDVSPCSLFFASGSHDRTARLWSFDRKFPLRIYSGHLADVDCVKFHPNSNYLATGSMDKTVRLWSSQQGNSVRLFTGHRGPVLALAFSPNGRYLASAGEDNRLKLWDLISGTLYKELRGHTDNVNSLAFSPDSTLIASASMDNSVRLWDIRNTYCNSLSDGSSSELVGVYTGQTNNILNVQFMACNLLMVIGTAQGQQEH; encoded by the exons TACAAGCAGAATCTAGTTGTTCAAATATTGTATCTTCAGCACCATGTCAAGTAGAACCACAACAATACGAATTGCAGTTTGCACGGCTTCGGAATTTTCTTTCTG AAGATTCTTCTGAAAGCCAGGATGTGACTGCTGTGCTCTACCCTTTATTTGTTTATCTCCATCTTGACATGGTTCAGAATTGCCTAAAAAGTATGGTGGATAGCTTCTACAGTCGTTTCCATGGAATGTTTCTTCAGAATCCAGcacaacgagacatcattgaacaGCTTCAGACAACCATGACTATGCAAGATATACACTCCAACTTTAAGTTGCAAGCATTCCTAGATAACAAGTATGTTGTTCGCCTTCACGATGACGGCTACAATTATCTTCTTCGTTACCTGCAAAGTGATAATAACATTGCCCTGCTTAAGGCTCTGACGTTACACATCCATTTAGATGTAAAGCCACTAAAGAGAATAGAGTACCAACTATATGCAAGTAATGGTGTTTCTACAAGAGGAGGGAATAATAATCTTGATCCACAGGATGTGCCAGCTCCTATTCTCCAAAATGAAGCCGCCTTGGAGCAGCTTCAGGACTGTATAAAAAGAGTTAAAGATGGGCCACCTTCACTTACAactgtgtgtttttatgctttttacaACACTGAAAATTTGTTGAGCACTGCTGATATTTCCCCTAATGGCAAACTCCTTGTTGCTGGGTTTGATAACTCGTCTGTCAAATTGTGGAGTCTGAGGACAAAGCGACTTAAAACAGAACCGAACAGAGTAGATGTTTCACGCATACGACTAGTTTGTGATATCCAAGAAGAG GATGAATTGGATGACCAGAGTGCAACTGAAATGAAGGTTCTAAGAGGCCACTGTGGACCAGTTTATAGCACACGTTTCCTGTCAAACAGTTCAGGACTTCTGTCGTGCTCTGAAGATGCATCTATTCGTTACTGGGATTTGAAGAGCTTTACGAGCACAGTACTTTATGAAGGTCATGCATACCCAGTATGGGATCTAGATGTTAGCCCTTGTAGTTTGTTTTTCGCCAGTGGCTCTCATGATcgcacagccagactttggtcatTTGACCGAAAATTTCCTCTCCGGATATATTCTGGACATCTAGCAGATGTGGACTGTGTTAAGTTCCATCCCAATTCTAATTACCTTGCCACGGGGTCTATGGATAAAACTGTTCGTTTATGGAGCAGTCAGCAGGGAAACTCTGTGAGACTTTTTACTGGCCACCGGGGGCCTGTTCTTGCTCTTGCTTTTTCCCCTAATGGAAGGTACTTGGCTTCAGCTGGAGAGGACAACCGACTTAAACTATGGGATCTGATATCCGGTACACTTTATAAGGAACTCAGAGGGCATACTGACAATGTCAACAGTCTTGCCTTCAGCCCCGATAGTACTTTAATTGCCTCTGCATCAATGGACAACTCTGTTCGCTTATGGGATATTAGAAATACATATTGTAATTCTCTTTCTGATGGCTCTTCGAGTGAACTAGTTGGTGTATACACAGGGCAGACAAATAATATTCTAAATGTACAATTTATGGCTTGTAATCTGCTAATGGTAATTGGGACGGCACAAGGACAGCAGGAACATTAG